The following proteins are co-located in the Triticum aestivum cultivar Chinese Spring chromosome 1A, IWGSC CS RefSeq v2.1, whole genome shotgun sequence genome:
- the LOC123121302 gene encoding uncharacterized protein At5g01610 produces the protein MATYPLLLPLLAAVAVAAASSAEDTPTAYEMLERYDFPRGILPEGVEGYELDRDGGFQVYFPRECEFLLAKQWLVKYDTRIAGAASAGKLAALQGIYVKVLFLWIPVAEVDRAGERLSFYISPVSTSFPLSDFASSPHCRGYHDRAAVAAAVS, from the coding sequence ATGGCCACctaccccctcctcctccccctcctcgccgccgtcgccgtggcGGCAGCGTCGTCCGCGGAGGACACGCCAACGGCGTACGAGATGCTGGAGCGGTACGACTTCCCGCggggcatcctgccggagggggtggaggggtacgAGCTCGATCGGGACGGCGGCTTCCAGGTGTACTTCCCGCGGGAGTGCGAGTTCCTGCTAGCCAAGCAGTGGCTGGTCAAGTACGACACGCGCATCGCCGGCGCCGCCAGCGCGGGCAAGCTCGCGGCGCTGCAGGGCATCTACGTCAAGGTACTCTTCCTGTGGATCCCCGTCGCCGAGGTCGACCGCGCCGGCGAACGCCTCAGCTTCTACATCAGCCCCGTCTCCACGTCCTTCCCGCTAAGCGACTTCGCCAGCAGCCCGCACTGCCGCGGCTACCACGACCGCGCCGCCGTCGCTGCGGCCGTCTCGTGA